A single Parabacteroides timonensis DNA region contains:
- a CDS encoding FecR family protein, translated as MTKNNINIELLDRFMRGETSPEEEQLLLEWFRNSASRDEVLNFYQQRWIETSDEELPAEVQGRMFLRIKERMHEIEESQKGRETRTIKSKSSFTRFLPYAATILLCIGIFSSYLYTLKKSQVASEYIVSAEKGQRASIVLPDGTKVWLNSHTELRYKSDYGIKERNVSLNGEAYFEVSKDKEHRFVVKAGEMEVEALGTSFNVKAYNEDPDFVATLFEGSIKAGTGEDNSVILTPDQHVSLNRQSRSLTVGTSENVSYARMWRNNELAFEREKLDDIAILLNRMYNVQLEFKSDKIRNYRFSGVIKNNSLDNVIEIISLTAPIIYESHGDTIILDAKP; from the coding sequence ATGACAAAAAACAATATAAATATAGAGTTACTCGATCGCTTTATGCGTGGCGAAACATCTCCGGAAGAAGAGCAGTTGCTTCTGGAATGGTTCCGCAATTCAGCGTCGAGGGACGAAGTTCTGAACTTTTATCAACAGCGATGGATTGAAACCTCTGATGAGGAATTGCCTGCAGAAGTTCAGGGACGGATGTTCCTGCGCATTAAGGAAAGAATGCATGAAATAGAGGAATCACAAAAAGGTCGGGAAACCAGGACGATAAAATCCAAATCGTCTTTTACTCGTTTCTTGCCTTATGCAGCTACTATATTATTATGTATAGGAATTTTCTCTTCTTATTTATATACACTGAAAAAATCGCAGGTTGCCAGTGAATATATCGTATCGGCAGAAAAGGGACAGAGGGCAAGTATCGTACTACCGGATGGAACCAAGGTCTGGCTGAATTCGCATACCGAGCTCCGTTACAAAAGCGATTACGGTATAAAAGAACGTAATGTCTCTTTAAACGGGGAGGCCTATTTTGAGGTGTCGAAAGATAAGGAACATCGTTTTGTTGTAAAAGCCGGTGAGATGGAGGTGGAGGCTTTGGGCACATCATTCAATGTGAAGGCATATAATGAAGATCCCGATTTTGTCGCTACCCTGTTTGAAGGAAGCATAAAGGCCGGAACGGGAGAAGATAATTCGGTTATCCTGACCCCAGATCAGCATGTCAGCCTGAATCGGCAAAGCAGGAGTCTGACTGTCGGCACGTCGGAGAATGTTTCGTATGCCCGCATGTGGCGCAATAACGAACTGGCTTTTGAAAGAGAGAAACTGGATGACATTGCCATCTTGCTGAATCGAATGTACAATGTACAGCTCGAGTTTAAATCAGACAAGATAAGGAACTATCGTTTTTCGGGTGTTATAAAGAATAATAGCTTAGACAATGTAATAGAGATAATAAGCCTTACAGCTCCCATTATTTATGAGTCGCATGGAGACACGATCATATTGGATGCGAAGCCGTAG
- a CDS encoding RNA polymerase sigma-70 factor, producing MEKHTLKDIDATVLRRLKEGDETAFESIYWKYNSHVFNFINSLLYDRVISEDITQSVFMKIWERRESIDLDKGFDAYLFTIARNMVYKETENRLLSESAFYALSQQQTNEYFLMEEKIDADSLRLYIDNLIEQLPLSRKEIFKLSRREHLSNKEIATRLSISEKTVETQLYRSLRFLKEKLSNDHLLAILLVVLANEC from the coding sequence ATGGAAAAGCACACACTGAAGGATATAGATGCTACAGTACTGAGACGCCTGAAGGAAGGAGATGAAACTGCTTTCGAATCTATTTATTGGAAATACAATTCGCATGTATTCAACTTTATCAATTCGCTATTGTACGACAGAGTCATATCCGAAGATATTACTCAGAGTGTTTTTATGAAAATATGGGAGAGACGTGAATCGATAGACCTGGATAAGGGTTTTGATGCGTATCTCTTTACTATAGCCCGTAATATGGTCTATAAGGAAACGGAGAACCGCCTGTTATCAGAGTCGGCATTTTATGCATTGTCTCAGCAGCAAACTAATGAATACTTCCTGATGGAAGAGAAAATCGATGCAGATTCACTCCGTCTCTATATCGATAACCTGATTGAACAATTACCTCTGTCCAGAAAAGAAATATTTAAGTTAAGCCGTAGAGAACACCTGTCGAATAAAGAAATTGCTACCCGTTTGTCGATTTCCGAAAAAACGGTTGAGACTCAACTCTACCGTTCATTACGTTTCTTGAAAGAGAAATTATCCAATGATCATTTATTGGCTATATTACTGGTCGTATTAGCCAATGAATGTTAA
- a CDS encoding FecR family protein: protein MKNEHSDLIIKYLQGGLDSQGMNDFYTWVNENADNKKLFFETKAIYDACSNSDRLTEEIRKSWDRLLQKKRMQRQIKNKWHQLGNYAAVSLVAVCLTSAFFLSNEHETKIATRYIGGDGLDADVVELPDGTQVCLGSKTIFRYENDYGNKQRTVYLEGEAFFEVAKDKDKPFIVKTKEQDIEALGTKFNVTAYPSDSLLTTTLLEGSVRLTTENRSQRVILKPNQQLVYNRNTHVSSIFNVDAEQYTSWTTGYYYFPEQSLKAILYRLSHVYGVQFTVNSERLNRRTFTGTFYRGQSIKDIMEIIHLSIPIKYKIDERHVTISEI, encoded by the coding sequence ATAAAAAACGAACATTCTGATTTAATCATAAAATATCTGCAAGGAGGATTAGACTCGCAGGGTATGAATGATTTCTATACCTGGGTGAATGAGAATGCTGATAATAAAAAGCTATTCTTTGAAACCAAGGCGATTTATGATGCCTGCAGTAATTCCGACAGACTGACAGAGGAGATCCGGAAAAGCTGGGATCGTCTTTTACAAAAGAAGAGAATGCAACGCCAGATAAAAAACAAATGGCATCAATTGGGTAATTATGCAGCAGTGTCCCTGGTCGCAGTCTGTCTTACCTCAGCTTTCTTTCTCTCCAATGAACATGAGACTAAAATAGCCACCCGTTATATCGGAGGGGACGGCCTGGATGCAGATGTAGTCGAGTTACCGGATGGTACTCAAGTCTGTTTAGGTTCGAAAACCATATTCCGGTATGAAAATGACTATGGAAATAAACAGAGAACTGTTTATCTGGAAGGAGAAGCCTTTTTCGAGGTTGCGAAAGATAAAGATAAGCCTTTCATCGTAAAGACGAAGGAACAGGATATTGAAGCTTTAGGAACTAAGTTCAATGTGACTGCTTACCCTTCGGATTCTCTGCTCACGACCACCTTATTGGAAGGATCAGTCCGGTTGACGACAGAAAACAGGTCGCAGCGTGTTATACTTAAACCCAACCAGCAACTGGTGTATAACCGGAATACCCATGTCAGTAGTATATTTAATGTAGATGCGGAACAATATACTTCCTGGACTACTGGGTATTACTACTTTCCGGAGCAAAGCCTGAAAGCTATTCTTTACCGGTTAAGCCATGTCTATGGAGTACAGTTTACTGTTAACTCCGAAAGGTTAAACAGACGTACTTTCACCGGAACATTCTATCGCGGACAAAGTATAAAAGATATTATGGAAATCATCCACCTTTCTATTCCGATCAAATATAAGATAGATGAACGCCATGTAACGATTTCAGAAATATAA